cgCGGAGCTGCGGCGCCGCCAAGCCAAGGATCACCGCCCGGTCTACGAGGGCAAGGATGGCACCATCGAGGACATCATCACCGGTAccatcccacccccccactccccctcccctgctccacccCTGCCCAGGCGCCTGGGTGCCACCCGCGGGTGGGGGCTGACGTTGTCCCTGTGCCCCCCGTGCCCCCCTGCCCGTGCCCCCTTGCAGCGCTGAAGAGCGTGCCCTTCACTGCCCGCACTGCCAAGCGGGGCTCCCGCTTCTTCTGCGACCCCTCCCACCACGACGAGTCCAGCTGTTAGCCCCCAGGTACCGCTGCATGCCGGGATCCCCCCCCACGGGATCCCCTGGGATCCCCtcacatcccctctcagccctgcATGCCCCCTCCTGCAcgccccctgcccccctctcCCCGCATGCTGTCACTGCTGGGTGCCCagcacccacccccccccccagagctggggagcagagcaggatccTGGCACTGGATCCTGGCACTGGATCACattgctgctcagcagagatTCCTGGGACAGAATCCTGCCACTGGATCTTGGTAGTGGATCCCAGTGCAATAGTGGTGCTCAGcacagagtcctggcactggatcCCAGTGCTGGATCCCAGTGCaacagtggtgcccagcacagaaACTTGGGACTGGATCCCAGTTCGATAgaagtgcccagcacagagtccTGGTACTGGATCCCAATACTGGATCCCAGTGCAGTagtggtgcccagcacagagtcctggcactggatcCCAGCGCAGTagtggtgcccagcacagagtccTGGTACTGGATCCCAGTGCAGTagtggtgcccagcacagagtccTGGTACTGGATCCCAGTGCAGTagtggagcccagcacagagtcctggcactggatcCCAGTGCAGTagtggtgcccagcacagagtccTGGTACTGGATCCCAGTGCAGTagtggtgcccagcacagagtcctggcactggatcCCAGTGCAGTagtggtgcccagcacagagtccTGGTACTGGATCCCAGTGCAGTagtggtgcccagcacagagtcctggcactggatcCCAGTGCAGTagtggtgcccagcacagagtccTGGGACAGGATCCCAGCACTGAATcctggtggaacactggagcctAGCACAGGATCCTGCCACTGGATGCCAGTGCAAGGCTGGATCCCTGGCACGAAGCCCTTGCTGCAGTGCAGGACCCCAGTGCAGTGCTGGATCCCAGAACGGGATCCTGGCACAGTATTGGGTACCAGCACAGCATCCCAGTGCAGCACTGGAtcccagcacagggctctggTACTGGGATCCCAGAGTGAGGTTCCCAGTGTAGTGCTGGATCCCAGTATGGAGTCCCAGTGCAGTACTGGATTCCAGGACAAGGTCTTGGTGCAGTACTGGATCCCATTGCAGGGTCCCAGTGCAGGGTCTCAGTGCAGTACTGGGTGCCAGTGTGGGATCCCAGTGCAGTGTTCCAGGGCAGGGTCCCAGTGCAGTGTCCCAGTGCAGTACTGGGTGCTAGTGTGGGATCCCAGTGCAGTGTCCCAGTGCAGTACTGGGTGCTAGTGTAGGGTCCCAGTGCAGTATTTGGTCGCAGTGCAGTACTGGGTGCCAGTGTGGGATCCCAGTGCAGTGTCCCAGTGCAGTACTGGGTCCCACTGGGTGCCCAAGGGCCTGGCCTTGCCcgctgggctggggggagctCACCCAGGGCCGCCCCCCCCAGGCTCACTGTGCCCTGACCCTGCCCCTTGCAGCCCGCAGGTGGATCCGGCTGTAGCCAGGGGAAGGACCCCAGGGTCTGTCCCCCCCCAtcccagcctgcccacagcagggaccACCACATCCTGCTTCTGGCTGcagtgtggggggggtgtggCAGTGCCAGTGGCTGACCCATGGGGGGGGTCCCCTCCTTATTGGGGTCCCCATGGGGGTCACCaccacagcccccccccccccagccccgcgCTCGTCACTTTGACCACTGATGTGAACACTAATTGCCAAAAGAAGGGACCAAAGccaggccgggggggggggggggcaggggtgggggcaggaTGGTGCCCACCCCCACCTCAGAACCCCCCCCTTggaccccccacccccatcccagTGACCTTTTTGTACATGTGAAATATATGAAGTCTTTTACGTGGCCTCTGCTtgcttggggagggggaggaaggggagggatgGGCATTTGAAGACCCCCCCCCCGACTTTGCCACCCACCCCCACCTTGATCATGCCCAGGGTCCTATGCCccttggggggagggggggggggaaggcagctgtgcagggacagcctcttaaAGAGGGCTTTGTGGtagtggaggtggggggggcagTGTAGTGAGTGGGTGGGGGGGACAATGCAGTGGCGTGGGGGGGAGCTCCCCCCCAACTTCATCATCTCCCCCCAATCTCACCAGCCCCCCCAAACCTCATCAGCTCCCCTCAACCTCACCAGCCCCCCCCAATTTCATCATCTTCCCCCAACCTCATCAGCCCCCCCAACTCCATCagctccccccacacacacctcatCACCCCCCCAAAACCTCATCAGCTCCTCCCAACCACTTCACCCTCCCCAATCTCAtcagctccccctccccccccccccccccccatcctccTCAGCCCCTCTCCAGTGTGGAACAGCCCCAGTcgtgcccccccccctccagtgCTGGTTGCTGGGGGAGGGTTGTAGGGACAGGATGCAGCCCCaggagcaaaggcagaaggggGCCAAAGGGAGCAGGATGAGGTCTGAGCAtccctggggcagagcagaggggggcagggaggggctggatgGAGCCATTGGAccccccaaacccacccccccaccacaTGCCACCGCTGTGGGGCACGATGGGGCCATGCCAAAGTCATCCCCAGTGGGATGTGGGCACTGCATCCCGAGTGGCAGGGCTGAGAGTGGCACAATTCAGCCCTGGCACCATTGTTTTGAGGGGAGTGGGTACAAGAGGCTGGGAGGAGCTGAGTgcagcccccccctccccagcagccatggGGCAGAATACAGCCCCCGGCTCCCTCCAGGGCAGTGCCCCAGGGAttagccctggcacagggaatGAAAGTTTCCCCTAATCCTctctcgggggggggggggggggattacAGCCCTGCCACGCCCATGGCCCCGGCCCCCCCACTGCCCCCCGGCCCCCGCTGCCCCCCAGCACCATTTAATCCGTCTGTACCGGGCAGAGGGCATCGCAGCCTTCATCGTCCCCAGGCGCCACGGAGGATGCTGCGGGCAGGGacgctgcagtgggcagggccGGCGCTGCCCGTCCGTCTGTCCATCTGTCCATCCAtctgccctctcctccctctccgtCCGTCCGTCCGTCTGCCTGCCAGGCTCAGGCCTGTGTCCCCTCGGTGCCCCCCTCGGCTTCGCGGGAGTGGCGTCGCTCGCCCTGCCCCGGGGCTGCCGCCAGCCCTTccgcctgcagcagcaggttgcAGCCGAGGAAGAAGACGGCGAAGGCCACGGCGAGGCAGAGCACCAACACCACAGCgatctgggcagcctctgccaccgcCGTGTCCCCCCAGGCCTGTGCCAGCGTGCTGGTGCCAGTGCTCTTgttcatctcctcctcctcctcttcctcctccctgctgcagagtgCGGGCGCCGAgggtggcagtggcagggcGGGGACAGACGGGCAGGGTTTAAGTGATGCCAGGGTGTGTCTTAGCCACCCGCCTGCCCCCCTCACCCCGCTGAgaagctggagcactgcagatgCCCTCCCCCCTCCAGGGCATGGAAAAGGCTTTGCCCTcccccagcttggtgctgtGGAGGGGTACAGAGCCCTGAGGGTTGCCCCATTCCCTCCCTTGGGTGTGCTGTGGAGCTGCCCCACATCGTGGGGGGATGTCAGgatcccctcctgcccctgcctcaaTACAGGGCAGGGAATGTGGTGGAGGgtccccagctcagccctggcagcagggcaccagttgccctcccctgccatggcagactccaggagggaggagaaatcCTTTATTCGTGCCCCACAGTTCatctccagagcagctcagtgccaggcaccAGGGTGCCACCGCCGGGGTGCCAAGGGCCAAGGCTTTGCATGCCTTTCCCATTCCACACTGCTTCCCAGGCTGCCAACCCAGTGCCAACCAACAGCTCCCACCTCAAGGACTGGCTGGAGCCAGTTCTCCCGGACGGTTGAGCGCCCACAGGGCAACCCAACCCAGCTTCAACCCTCAattaaaggccaggctgagtcCAGCTCTTCACAGAGGCCTTCTGGAGGCGGAGAGGGAAAAGATCCAAACAAAGCCACTGCCCCAAAGAGCCAAAAGCTATGCCAGAGAGGTGCCAGCCTGCCCGGCTCAGCAGCCGGCTCTACAGCGCCAGCGTGTCCTTGATGAGCCGGCGCATGGTGGTGGTGACCGAGGTGCCCAGGGAGTCTGTGATCTGGTAGGAGATCTTGTAGAGGTAGGGTTGCACATCCTTCAGGCTGGTGTCAAAGACGTTGTCCACCTCGGACTGGGTGGGCATCTTGGGCAGGTACTCGTGGCGGTTCATCACCTCCACGATGTTGATGATCTTCTCGCAGAGCTTCTCGCCCACCTTCTCGCGGCAGATCTGCCTCTCCTGCTCGTTGGCCAAGTTCACCACGTTCACTTTGACGGTCCACAGCTCCCAGGGGATGCACTCATCCGAGAAGGGCCAACGAGACTTCTTCTTCTGGTAGAACTCCAAAGAGATCTGCCCCATGCCGTCGCTGCCTGAGCCGCGCAGAGCGTCCTGCAGGGGAGGACGAAAGGCTCGATGAGAAGGGGTCAGAGGTGGAACTTTGGCCCCCTCGTGGGTAGAGAGGGGCACAGCCACTGCCTCCAGGTCCTCGGGGCGTGGGGTGGAGCTTCCTTACCTTGAACTCCCCAACAGCCTTGCGGAGGGCTCGGTCCAGCTCCTCGGAGGAGACGCGGACGTAGGCGAAGTCGATGAAGTCGCAGTCCACGTCCTGGGTGCCCACGGTGCCAATGGAGTAGGTGCCCTCCTTCTTGTAGTGGAACTTGCCGGTGCTGCGGTGCAGCAGGACGGTGTGCAGCACGGCCAGCATGGCCTCCTCCACCTGCCGGCCCTCCACCgacacctccagcacctctgctcgGCAGTTCATGGCGAGGGCTGCCCCCGGGAGGAGCGCAGCGGCAGGTCCGCAGGTCCTGGGCGGGGAGATGGAAGAGCGTTGTGGGGAGGGTGCTGGGAGTTGTGCCCCAGATTAGGGCACAGCTCCTCTACCCAACCCCTTTCCCGCCCACTGGTGTCCCAGTGggtcccctccccaccccgcgGGGACTCAGGTATCCCAGTATGGGGACCCTCCTCAACCTCACAAAGGCCCAAGTGTCCCGGTATGGCTCCCGCTCACGGACTTAGCCCCGGTACAGGCCCCCCCCCAGTACCCTCCAGGGACCATGGGGTCCTGCCTGCCGCTCCCACGCACCCCACTCCCCGCTGGGGACTTCCAGATCCCCACTCATGTCTCAGCTGCCCTCGCCCAGGGCCCCGCACCCCGCCGCGCTTCTGGCCCCTCTCACTCTGTCCCGGCGTTTCAGCCCCTTCGCTCCGGTGTCTCGGTCCTCCTCACACCCTCCCGACGTTCGGCTTCGCTCCCCCTCACGGTGCCGGTACCGGTGCCGGCTCCCCTCgcccccagcctcagctcccagctgctctcaCCCAGGGCCCCCGGACCCCGCCGCGCTTCCGGCCCCGCTTACCCTCTCCCGTTGTTCCGGCCCCTTCGCTCCGGCGTTTCGGTTCTCCTCTCCCGACGTTCGGCTCCGCTCCCCGTCGCGGTGCCGGTACCGGTACCGGCTTCCCTCGTCCCCTGCCCCACTCAGCCCCAGCCGCGCCCCCGGCCCGCACCCACCGCCCGGGCCCGACCGTGTGACCgcgggggggggaggcagctggagcagtcCATCTGCTCACGGGGGCATGGGGACTCAGCACCTACAGCAACCGCGGCTTCTCCCACGGCAGCAGCCGTGTTCCTCAATCCACGCCCCTGGGCATTATTCCTCTGACGCTGTTTATGGCCAGCAGGCTGCCACGACCGAGGAATCGTCGTTCCCGTTCCCCGactctgccccctgcccccccccccccccgccccgcctcATCGTTCGTTCCGGCCGGGACGCCACCGAGCTGGCTCTGTCCTGTGGCGCAGAGCGGTTCAGGTCCGCAGGGAGCGTCTGAGCCCACAGCGCCCCCTGGATTGGAGGCTCCACCGCGGTACTGCAGCGGGGCTGGGGTCCGATGACCCGCGGCGACCCCCGCAGTGCCATGGCCCAGAACGGGGGAGCACCACagcggggggcagggggagaagagagaggagctaGGGTGGGGGCCACAGGACGTGAGAGTCACCAACAGGGGGACCGAGGGGAAGTAGGGACGGGAGGATAGGGGACCTCAGGGGCAtgtgaggggggaaagggggggacgTATGGGACAGAGGGAGACGGCGACATGGGGACCCAACAGGGGGATGGAAGGGCGTGGGGGGGATGCAGGGACGTGAGGACGTGGGGATTTGAGGCACTggcatcaggctgtccacagcacCGTGGGGACACACGTCCTGGTATTAATAGCagggctgtggccatggcatgtCACTGGGCAGAGGGCTGGGCACACGCCGTGCCAAGGTCCGTGCCGAGCAGCCTCAGGGCTGTTGGCATGGCTGGAGTTGCCACGGGGCTATTTTTACATGGCTCTGCTGGCAccactgtccctgtccctc
This genomic interval from Pogoniulus pusillus isolate bPogPus1 unplaced genomic scaffold, bPogPus1.pri scaffold_58_arrow_ctg1, whole genome shotgun sequence contains the following:
- the ATG101 gene encoding autophagy-related protein 101 gives rise to the protein MNCRAEVLEVSVEGRQVEEAMLAVLHTVLLHRSTGKFHYKKEGTYSIGTVGTQDVDCDFIDFAYVRVSSEELDRALRKAVGEFKDALRGSGSDGMGQISLEFYQKKKSRWPFSDECIPWELWTVKVNVVNLANEQERQICREKVGEKLCEKIINIVEVMNRHEYLPKMPTQSEVDNVFDTSLKDVQPYLYKISYQITDSLGTSVTTTMRRLIKDTLAL